The following coding sequences are from one Pristis pectinata isolate sPriPec2 chromosome 18, sPriPec2.1.pri, whole genome shotgun sequence window:
- the birc5a gene encoding baculoviral IAP repeat-containing protein 5a, whose amino-acid sequence MEVYLKQHRKFYFFQERLDTFKNWPFVTDCVCTPENMAAAGFIHTPSENGPDVAQCFFCYKELEGWEPQDEPLVEHQNHSSKCAFIALKKKFEQLTAEEFLRLDKERVKNIMKKQVSERIESFEQEAKVARSAIEDLVTNT is encoded by the exons ATGGAGGTTTACCTGAAGCAGCACCGCAAGTTTTATTTCTTCCAGGAGCGGCTGGACACCTTCAAGAACTGGCCCTTCGTCACCGATTGTGTGTGTACGCCCGAGAAT ATGGCTGCAGCAGGTTTTATTCACACCCCAAGTGAGAATGGTCCTGACGTTGCTCAGTGCTTCTTTTGTTACAAAGAACTGGAAGGTTGGGAGCCTCAAGATGAACCTTT AGTTGAACATCAAAATCACTCATCGAAGTGTGCTTTTATTGCACTGAAGAAGAAATTTGAGCAATTAACAGCTGAAGAGTTCCTCAGGCTGGACAAGGAAAGAGTAAAGAACATCATG AAGAAACAAGTCTCTGAAAGGATTGAATCATTTGAGCAAGAGGCAAAAGTTGCAAGAAGTGCAATTGAAGATCTTGTTACTAACACCTGA